The following proteins are co-located in the Tetrapisispora phaffii CBS 4417 chromosome 4, complete genome genome:
- the CTR1 gene encoding high-affinity Cu transporter CTR1 (similar to Saccharomyces cerevisiae CTR1 (YPR124W); ancestral locus Anc_3.459), whose product MDMTMASEAMSSSISSSMSSSMAMAMSSAMDEINASMSSMMAMTMSGMSSSMGAMGSTATASAATSSSTSGMAMSGMDMGMDMDMEMNSYLTINYNKYPVLFKNLYADTNAKAFGIFVLIMVACFFYKFLLFTSWCLEVHWFKTWNKNDKKNDVNALRYPQQSAAQDGYLSDSTLYTPDIPRLPNILAEIFMPNVFEYGHDILRLVLTFCSTLLIYMLMLICMTFVLTYLFGVVLGLTLAEIFFNRCKLCLLKRWEIKKEIDRINKCPGSTNCECGRHKNTAPGTKACKANAPIQPFGSNSSNMSSQFSLDNDKDLNFEGKQDGCCCTVEQGSLKDETNEDRCECGDARDSISNELMGNVIPQQDQSDMMNSTLLPPEKVLK is encoded by the coding sequence ATGGATATGACAATGGCTTCTGAGGCGATGTCCTCCTCAATATCTTCGTCGATGTCCTCATCGATGGCAATGGCTATGAGCTCTGCTATGGACGAAATCAACGCTTCAATGAGTAGTATGATGGCTATGACCATGTCTGGCATGAGCTCCTCGATGGGTGCCATGGGATCTACTGCGACTGCTTCTGCTGCAACTTCCAGTTCCACCTCTGGAATGGCTATGTCTGGAATGGATATGGGTATGGATATGGATATGGAAATGAACTCGTACTTGACAATCAATTACAATAAGTACCCTGTTTTGTTCAAAAACCTGTATGCAGACACGAATGCAAAGGCGTTTGGTATCTTTGTCCTGATCATGGTTGCctgtttcttttataaGTTTCTTCTGTTCACTTCATGGTGTTTGGAAGTGCATTGGTTCAAAACTTGGAATAAGAACGACAAAAAGAACGATGTCAATGCATTGAGGTATCCGCAACAGTCCGCAGCACAGGATGGATACTTATCGGATTCTACCCTGTACACCCCAGATATTCCACGGTTGCCTAACATCTTAGCAGAGATTTTCATGCCAAATGTATTCGAATATGGTCACGACATCCTTAGACTTGTTTTGACTTTCTGTTCCACCTTGCTCATCTATATGCTAATGTTAATTTGTATGACTTTCGTATTAACTTACTTGTTCGGAGTCGTCTTGGGGTTGACTCTAGCAGAGATCTTCTTTAACAGATGTAAACTATGTTTGTTGAAGAGATGGGAAATTAAGAAAGAGATAGACAGGATCAACAAATGTCCAGGCTCAACAAATTGTGAATGTGGAAGGCATAAAAACACAGCCCCTGGAACTAAAGCGTGTAAGGCAAATGCTCCAATCCAACCTTTTGGTAGTAATTCTTCGAACATGTCGAGCCAATTCAGTttagataatgataaagatttaaattttgaaggaAAACAAGACGGATGCTGTTGTACCGTCGAACAGGGCTCACTAAAAGATGAGACTAATGAAGACAGATGTGAATGCGGAGATGCTCGAGATAGTATCAGCAATGAACTAATGGGAAACGTCATTCCACAACAAGACCAGTCTGATATGATGAACTCTACGTTATTGCCTCCTGAAAAAGTTCTAAAATAG